A single region of the Marmota flaviventris isolate mMarFla1 chromosome 10, mMarFla1.hap1, whole genome shotgun sequence genome encodes:
- the Sema6c gene encoding semaphorin-6C isoform X5 has translation MENCAVRGKLTDECYNYIRVLVPWDSQTLLACGTNSFSPVCRSYGITSLQQEGEELSGQARCPFDATQSNVAIFAEGSLYSATAADFQASDAVVYRSLGPQPPLRSAKYDSKWLREPHFVHALEHGDHVYFFFREVSVEDARLGRVQFSRVARVCKRDMGGSPRALDRHWTSFLKLRLNCSVPGDSTFYFDVLQALTGPVTLHGHSALFGVFTTQTNSIPGSAVCAFYLEDIEHGFEGKFKEQRSLDGAWTPVSEDRVPSPRPGSCAGVGGAALFSSSRDLPDDVLTFIKAHPLLDPAVPPATHQPLLTFTSRALLTQVAVDGTAGPHRNTTVLFLGSNDGRVLKVLPPGGQPEPILLEEIDAYSPSRCSGKRSAQTARRIIGLELDIEGHRLFVAFSGCIVYLPLSHCARHGACQRSCLASQDPYCGWHSSRGCVDIRGTGGTDVDQVGNQEFTEHGECQDGATGSQSGPGDSAYGVRRDLLPASASRSVPIPLLLASVAAAFALGASVSGLLVSCACRRAHRRRSKDIETPGLPRPLSLRSLARLHGGGPEPPPPSKDGEAAQTPQLYTTFLPPSEGGPPPELACLPTPESTPELPVKRLRAAGGPWEWNQNGNNAKEGPGRARAGPAGGCAPRVLVRPPPPGCPGQAVEVTTLEELLRYLHGPQPPGPGAQPSIPASAAFTSRAPPPEPGPGLLADCSPLPRECAPPLRLDVPPEGKCAAPCARPALSAPAPRLGVGGSRRPPSAHRAPPALLTRVPSGGPARYSGGPGRHLLYLGRPEGHRGHALKRADVGAPQSTPRPPLLGPAARLAVPDGSHFNF, from the exons ATGGAGAACTGTGCTGTCCGGGGAAAGCTGACG GACGAGTGCTACAACTACATTCGTGTTCTCGTTCCCTGGGACTCCCAGACGCTGCTTGCCTGTGGAACGAACTCATTCAGCCCTGTGTGCCGCAGCTATGGG ATAACTTCACTGCAGCAGGAGGGTGAGGAGCTGAGCGGGCAGGCTCGGTGCCCCTTTGATGCTACCCAGTCCAACGTGGCCATCTTTGCAG AGGGCAGCCTGTACTCAGCCACGGCTGCGGATTTCCAAGCCAGCGATGCCGTTGTTTACAGAAGCCTTGGGCCTCAGCCCCCGCTCCGCTCCGCCAAGTACGACTCCAAGTGGCTGCGAG AGCCACACTTTGTCCATGCCTTGGAACATGGAGATCATGTCTACTTCTTCTTCCGAGAAGTCTCTGTGGAGGATGCCCGGCTGGGTAGG GTGCAGTTCTCCCGGGTGGCCCGTGTTTGTAAACGTGACATGGGTGGCTCACCTCGGGCCTTGGACCGCCACTGGACATCCTTCCTGAAGCTGCGGCTCAACTGCTCTGTCCCCGGGGACTCTACGTTCTATTTTGACGTCTTGCAGGCCTTGACTGGGCCTGTGACCCTGCATGGCCATTCTGCTCTCTTTGGAGTCTTTACCACCCAGACCAATAG CATCCCTGGCTCTGCAGTCTGTGCCTTTTACCTGGAAGACATTGAACATGGGTTTGAGGGCAAGTTCAAGGAACAGAGGAGTCTGGATGGTGCTTGGACGCCCGTGTCTGAGGACCGGGTCCCCTCACCCAG GCCAGGATCCTGTGCAGGTGTGGGTGGGGCAgccctcttctcctcttctcgAGACCTTCCTGATGATGTCCTGACCTTCATCAAGGCTCACCCACTGCTAGACCCTGCTGTGCCACCTGCCACCCACCAGCCTCTCCTCACTTTCACTAGCAG GGCTCTACTAACCCAGGTAGCTGTGGATGGCACGGCTGGTCCCCACAGAAACACTACCGTCCTGTTCCTTGGCTCCAATGATGGCAGGGTGCTGAAGGTGCTGCCTCCAGGCGGGCAACCTGAACCTATCCTATTGGAAGAGATTGATGCCTACAGCCCCTCCCG GTGCAGTGGGAAGCGATCAGCCCAAACAGCAAGACGGATCATAGGGCTGGAGCTGGACATTGAGGGTCACAGACTCTTTGTGGCTTTTTCTGGCTGTATTGTCTACCTCCCTCTCAGCCACTGTGCCCGGCATGGGGCCTGTCAGAG GAGCTGTTTGGCTTCTCAGGACCCATACTGTGGATGGCATAGTTCCAGAGGTTGTGTGGACATCAGGGGAACTGGTGG GACTGATGTGGATCAGGTTGGCAACCAGGAATTCACAGAGCATGGTGAATGCCAAG ATGGAGCTACTGGGAGTCAGTCAGGCCCTGGGGATTCTGCTTATG GTGTGCGCCGGGACCTCCTCCCGGCCTCGGCTTCCCGCTCTGTCCCGATACCACTGCTCTTGGCCAGTGTAGCCGCAGCCTTCGCCCTGGGCGCCTCAGTCTCTGGCCTCCTGGTTTCCTGTGCTTGTCGCCGAGCCCACCGACGTCGGAGCAAAGACATCGAGACCCCGGGGCTCCCACGACCTCTCTCCCTCCGCAGTCTGGCCCGCCTGCACGGCGGCGGCCCCGAGCCCCCGCCACCCTCCAAGGACGGGGAGGCCGCACAGACGCCGCAGCTCTACAccaccttcctgcctccctccgaGGGCGGACCCCCGCCCGAGCTGGCCTGCCTGCCCACGCCAGAGTCCACCCCAGAACTGCCGGTCAAGCGCCTCCGCGCCGCAGGAGGgccctgggaatggaaccagaaCGGCAACAACGCCAAGGAGGGCCCCGGGCGGGCGCGGGCCGGCCCGGCGGGCGGGTGCGCGCCGCGCGTGCTGGTGAGGCCGCCGCCGCCGGGCTGTCCCGGGCAGGCGGTGGAGGTGACCACGCTGGAGGAGCTGCTGCGCTACCTGCACGGCCCGCAGCCCCCCGGGCCGGGCGCCCAGCCCTCGATCCCGGCCTCCGCGGCCTTCACCTCGCGGGCGCCCCCGCCGGAGCCCGGGCCCGGCCTGTTGGCCGACTGCAGTCCCCTCCCGCGCGAGTGCGCGCCTCCGCTGAGGCTGGACGTGCCCCCCGAGGGCAAGTGCGCGGCCCCCTGCGCGCGGCCCGCGCTCTCCGCCCCGGCGCCCCGCCTCGGGGTCGGGGGGAGCCGACGGCCGCCTTCAGCGCACCGTGCGCCCCCAGCCCTGCTCACCCGAGTCCCCTCAGGGGGCCCCGCCAGGTACTCCGGGGGGCCCGGGAGGCACCTCCTCTACCTGGGACGGCCGGAGGGTCACCGAGGCCATGCTCTGAAGAGGGCGGACGTCGGGGCGCCGCAGTCGACTCCGAGGCCGCCCCTCCTCGGGCCGGCCGCTCGCCTGGCTGTGCCCGACGGCAgccattttaacttttaa
- the Sema6c gene encoding semaphorin-6C isoform X6 → MLPSPTWPSLQRAACTQPRLRISKPAMPLFTEALGLSPRSAPPKPHFVHALEHGDHVYFFFREVSVEDARLGRVQFSRVARVCKRDMGGSPRALDRHWTSFLKLRLNCSVPGDSTFYFDVLQALTGPVTLHGHSALFGVFTTQTNSIPGSAVCAFYLEDIEHGFEGKFKEQRSLDGAWTPVSEDRVPSPRPGSCAGVGGAALFSSSRDLPDDVLTFIKAHPLLDPAVPPATHQPLLTFTSRALLTQVAVDGTAGPHRNTTVLFLGSNDGRVLKVLPPGGQPEPILLEEIDAYSPSRCSGKRSAQTARRIIGLELDIEGHRLFVAFSGCIVYLPLSHCARHGACQRSCLASQDPYCGWHSSRGCVDIRGTGGTDVDQVGNQEFTEHGECQDGATGSQSGPGDSAYGVRRDLLPASASRSVPIPLLLASVAAAFALGASVSGLLVSCACRRAHRRRSKDIETPGLPRPLSLRSLARLHGGGPEPPPPSKDGEAAQTPQLYTTFLPPSEGGPPPELACLPTPESTPELPVKRLRAAGGPWEWNQNGNNAKEGPGRARAGPAGGCAPRVLVRPPPPGCPGQAVEVTTLEELLRYLHGPQPPGPGAQPSIPASAAFTSRAPPPEPGPGLLADCSPLPRECAPPLRLDVPPEGKCAAPCARPALSAPAPRLGVGGSRRPPSAHRAPPALLTRVPSGGPARYSGGPGRHLLYLGRPEGHRGHALKRADVGAPQSTPRPPLLGPAARLAVPDGSHFNF, encoded by the exons ATGCTACCCAGTCCAACGTGGCCATCTTTGCAG AGGGCAGCCTGTACTCAGCCACGGCTGCGGATTTCCAAGCCAGCGATGCCGTTGTTTACAGAAGCCTTGGGCCTCAGCCCCCGCTCCGCTCCGCCAA AGCCACACTTTGTCCATGCCTTGGAACATGGAGATCATGTCTACTTCTTCTTCCGAGAAGTCTCTGTGGAGGATGCCCGGCTGGGTAGG GTGCAGTTCTCCCGGGTGGCCCGTGTTTGTAAACGTGACATGGGTGGCTCACCTCGGGCCTTGGACCGCCACTGGACATCCTTCCTGAAGCTGCGGCTCAACTGCTCTGTCCCCGGGGACTCTACGTTCTATTTTGACGTCTTGCAGGCCTTGACTGGGCCTGTGACCCTGCATGGCCATTCTGCTCTCTTTGGAGTCTTTACCACCCAGACCAATAG CATCCCTGGCTCTGCAGTCTGTGCCTTTTACCTGGAAGACATTGAACATGGGTTTGAGGGCAAGTTCAAGGAACAGAGGAGTCTGGATGGTGCTTGGACGCCCGTGTCTGAGGACCGGGTCCCCTCACCCAG GCCAGGATCCTGTGCAGGTGTGGGTGGGGCAgccctcttctcctcttctcgAGACCTTCCTGATGATGTCCTGACCTTCATCAAGGCTCACCCACTGCTAGACCCTGCTGTGCCACCTGCCACCCACCAGCCTCTCCTCACTTTCACTAGCAG GGCTCTACTAACCCAGGTAGCTGTGGATGGCACGGCTGGTCCCCACAGAAACACTACCGTCCTGTTCCTTGGCTCCAATGATGGCAGGGTGCTGAAGGTGCTGCCTCCAGGCGGGCAACCTGAACCTATCCTATTGGAAGAGATTGATGCCTACAGCCCCTCCCG GTGCAGTGGGAAGCGATCAGCCCAAACAGCAAGACGGATCATAGGGCTGGAGCTGGACATTGAGGGTCACAGACTCTTTGTGGCTTTTTCTGGCTGTATTGTCTACCTCCCTCTCAGCCACTGTGCCCGGCATGGGGCCTGTCAGAG GAGCTGTTTGGCTTCTCAGGACCCATACTGTGGATGGCATAGTTCCAGAGGTTGTGTGGACATCAGGGGAACTGGTGG GACTGATGTGGATCAGGTTGGCAACCAGGAATTCACAGAGCATGGTGAATGCCAAG ATGGAGCTACTGGGAGTCAGTCAGGCCCTGGGGATTCTGCTTATG GTGTGCGCCGGGACCTCCTCCCGGCCTCGGCTTCCCGCTCTGTCCCGATACCACTGCTCTTGGCCAGTGTAGCCGCAGCCTTCGCCCTGGGCGCCTCAGTCTCTGGCCTCCTGGTTTCCTGTGCTTGTCGCCGAGCCCACCGACGTCGGAGCAAAGACATCGAGACCCCGGGGCTCCCACGACCTCTCTCCCTCCGCAGTCTGGCCCGCCTGCACGGCGGCGGCCCCGAGCCCCCGCCACCCTCCAAGGACGGGGAGGCCGCACAGACGCCGCAGCTCTACAccaccttcctgcctccctccgaGGGCGGACCCCCGCCCGAGCTGGCCTGCCTGCCCACGCCAGAGTCCACCCCAGAACTGCCGGTCAAGCGCCTCCGCGCCGCAGGAGGgccctgggaatggaaccagaaCGGCAACAACGCCAAGGAGGGCCCCGGGCGGGCGCGGGCCGGCCCGGCGGGCGGGTGCGCGCCGCGCGTGCTGGTGAGGCCGCCGCCGCCGGGCTGTCCCGGGCAGGCGGTGGAGGTGACCACGCTGGAGGAGCTGCTGCGCTACCTGCACGGCCCGCAGCCCCCCGGGCCGGGCGCCCAGCCCTCGATCCCGGCCTCCGCGGCCTTCACCTCGCGGGCGCCCCCGCCGGAGCCCGGGCCCGGCCTGTTGGCCGACTGCAGTCCCCTCCCGCGCGAGTGCGCGCCTCCGCTGAGGCTGGACGTGCCCCCCGAGGGCAAGTGCGCGGCCCCCTGCGCGCGGCCCGCGCTCTCCGCCCCGGCGCCCCGCCTCGGGGTCGGGGGGAGCCGACGGCCGCCTTCAGCGCACCGTGCGCCCCCAGCCCTGCTCACCCGAGTCCCCTCAGGGGGCCCCGCCAGGTACTCCGGGGGGCCCGGGAGGCACCTCCTCTACCTGGGACGGCCGGAGGGTCACCGAGGCCATGCTCTGAAGAGGGCGGACGTCGGGGCGCCGCAGTCGACTCCGAGGCCGCCCCTCCTCGGGCCGGCCGCTCGCCTGGCTGTGCCCGACGGCAgccattttaacttttaa
- the Sema6c gene encoding semaphorin-6C isoform X4, translating to MGPAWPLQHLAGDTCREHVFSFDLQAQEEGEGLVPNKYLTWKSQDMENCAVRGKLTDECYNYIRVLVPWDSQTLLACGTNSFSPVCRSYGITSLQQEGEELSGQARCPFDATQSNVAIFAEGSLYSATAADFQASDAVVYRSLGPQPPLRSAKYDSKWLREPHFVHALEHGDHVYFFFREVSVEDARLGRVQFSRVARVCKRDMGGSPRALDRHWTSFLKLRLNCSVPGDSTFYFDVLQALTGPVTLHGHSALFGVFTTQTNSIPGSAVCAFYLEDIEHGFEGKFKEQRSLDGAWTPVSEDRVPSPRPGSCAGVGGAALFSSSRDLPDDVLTFIKAHPLLDPAVPPATHQPLLTFTSRALLTQVAVDGTAGPHRNTTVLFLGSNDGRVLKVLPPGGQPEPILLEEIDAYSPSRCSGKRSAQTARRIIGLELDIEGHRLFVAFSGCIVYLPLSHCARHGACQRSCLASQDPYCGWHSSRGCVDIRGTGGTDVDQVGNQEFTEHGECQDGATGSQSGPGDSAYGVRRDLLPASASRSVPIPLLLASVAAAFALGASVSGLLVSCACRRAHRRRSKDIETPGLPRPLSLRSLARLHGGGPEPPPPSKDGEAAQTPQLYTTFLPPSEGGPPPELACLPTPESTPELPVKRLRAAGGPWEWNQNGNNAKEGPGRARAGPAGGCAPRVLVRPPPPGCPGQAVEVTTLEELLRYLHGPQPPGPGAQPSIPASAAFTSRAPPPEPGPGLLADCSPLPRECAPPLRLDVPPEGKCAAPCARPALSAPAPRLGVGGSRRPPSAHRAPPALLTRVPSGGPARYSGGPGRHLLYLGRPEGHRGHALKRADVGAPQSTPRPPLLGPAARLAVPDGSHFNF from the exons ATGGGACCTGCATGGCCACTGCAGCATCTTGCAGGGGACACATGCAG GGAACACGTTTTCTCCTTCGATCTTCAAGCCCAAGAAGAAGGGGAGGGGCTGGTGCCCAACAAG TATCTAACATGGAAGAGCCAAGATATGGAGAACTGTGCTGTCCGGGGAAAGCTGACG GACGAGTGCTACAACTACATTCGTGTTCTCGTTCCCTGGGACTCCCAGACGCTGCTTGCCTGTGGAACGAACTCATTCAGCCCTGTGTGCCGCAGCTATGGG ATAACTTCACTGCAGCAGGAGGGTGAGGAGCTGAGCGGGCAGGCTCGGTGCCCCTTTGATGCTACCCAGTCCAACGTGGCCATCTTTGCAG AGGGCAGCCTGTACTCAGCCACGGCTGCGGATTTCCAAGCCAGCGATGCCGTTGTTTACAGAAGCCTTGGGCCTCAGCCCCCGCTCCGCTCCGCCAAGTACGACTCCAAGTGGCTGCGAG AGCCACACTTTGTCCATGCCTTGGAACATGGAGATCATGTCTACTTCTTCTTCCGAGAAGTCTCTGTGGAGGATGCCCGGCTGGGTAGG GTGCAGTTCTCCCGGGTGGCCCGTGTTTGTAAACGTGACATGGGTGGCTCACCTCGGGCCTTGGACCGCCACTGGACATCCTTCCTGAAGCTGCGGCTCAACTGCTCTGTCCCCGGGGACTCTACGTTCTATTTTGACGTCTTGCAGGCCTTGACTGGGCCTGTGACCCTGCATGGCCATTCTGCTCTCTTTGGAGTCTTTACCACCCAGACCAATAG CATCCCTGGCTCTGCAGTCTGTGCCTTTTACCTGGAAGACATTGAACATGGGTTTGAGGGCAAGTTCAAGGAACAGAGGAGTCTGGATGGTGCTTGGACGCCCGTGTCTGAGGACCGGGTCCCCTCACCCAG GCCAGGATCCTGTGCAGGTGTGGGTGGGGCAgccctcttctcctcttctcgAGACCTTCCTGATGATGTCCTGACCTTCATCAAGGCTCACCCACTGCTAGACCCTGCTGTGCCACCTGCCACCCACCAGCCTCTCCTCACTTTCACTAGCAG GGCTCTACTAACCCAGGTAGCTGTGGATGGCACGGCTGGTCCCCACAGAAACACTACCGTCCTGTTCCTTGGCTCCAATGATGGCAGGGTGCTGAAGGTGCTGCCTCCAGGCGGGCAACCTGAACCTATCCTATTGGAAGAGATTGATGCCTACAGCCCCTCCCG GTGCAGTGGGAAGCGATCAGCCCAAACAGCAAGACGGATCATAGGGCTGGAGCTGGACATTGAGGGTCACAGACTCTTTGTGGCTTTTTCTGGCTGTATTGTCTACCTCCCTCTCAGCCACTGTGCCCGGCATGGGGCCTGTCAGAG GAGCTGTTTGGCTTCTCAGGACCCATACTGTGGATGGCATAGTTCCAGAGGTTGTGTGGACATCAGGGGAACTGGTGG GACTGATGTGGATCAGGTTGGCAACCAGGAATTCACAGAGCATGGTGAATGCCAAG ATGGAGCTACTGGGAGTCAGTCAGGCCCTGGGGATTCTGCTTATG GTGTGCGCCGGGACCTCCTCCCGGCCTCGGCTTCCCGCTCTGTCCCGATACCACTGCTCTTGGCCAGTGTAGCCGCAGCCTTCGCCCTGGGCGCCTCAGTCTCTGGCCTCCTGGTTTCCTGTGCTTGTCGCCGAGCCCACCGACGTCGGAGCAAAGACATCGAGACCCCGGGGCTCCCACGACCTCTCTCCCTCCGCAGTCTGGCCCGCCTGCACGGCGGCGGCCCCGAGCCCCCGCCACCCTCCAAGGACGGGGAGGCCGCACAGACGCCGCAGCTCTACAccaccttcctgcctccctccgaGGGCGGACCCCCGCCCGAGCTGGCCTGCCTGCCCACGCCAGAGTCCACCCCAGAACTGCCGGTCAAGCGCCTCCGCGCCGCAGGAGGgccctgggaatggaaccagaaCGGCAACAACGCCAAGGAGGGCCCCGGGCGGGCGCGGGCCGGCCCGGCGGGCGGGTGCGCGCCGCGCGTGCTGGTGAGGCCGCCGCCGCCGGGCTGTCCCGGGCAGGCGGTGGAGGTGACCACGCTGGAGGAGCTGCTGCGCTACCTGCACGGCCCGCAGCCCCCCGGGCCGGGCGCCCAGCCCTCGATCCCGGCCTCCGCGGCCTTCACCTCGCGGGCGCCCCCGCCGGAGCCCGGGCCCGGCCTGTTGGCCGACTGCAGTCCCCTCCCGCGCGAGTGCGCGCCTCCGCTGAGGCTGGACGTGCCCCCCGAGGGCAAGTGCGCGGCCCCCTGCGCGCGGCCCGCGCTCTCCGCCCCGGCGCCCCGCCTCGGGGTCGGGGGGAGCCGACGGCCGCCTTCAGCGCACCGTGCGCCCCCAGCCCTGCTCACCCGAGTCCCCTCAGGGGGCCCCGCCAGGTACTCCGGGGGGCCCGGGAGGCACCTCCTCTACCTGGGACGGCCGGAGGGTCACCGAGGCCATGCTCTGAAGAGGGCGGACGTCGGGGCGCCGCAGTCGACTCCGAGGCCGCCCCTCCTCGGGCCGGCCGCTCGCCTGGCTGTGCCCGACGGCAgccattttaacttttaa